A single Euwallacea similis isolate ESF13 chromosome 1, ESF131.1, whole genome shotgun sequence DNA region contains:
- the Liprin-alpha gene encoding liprin-alpha-1 isoform X2 produces the protein MFFSLNNNLNNHATSALYGNVNNNNNNNNVNGNNPFHNALPTPSPSASPSTPGTVPGGNNGYRLLSAQGMETLQAFLREHGNECIKQFLKEFATLTKELNSSREQLLEREEEISELKAERNNTRLLLEHLECLVSRHERSLRMTVVKRQAAAQSGVSSEVEVLKALKSLFEHHKALDEKVRERLRVALERNSSLEEELATTKEELQNVKQGLPPSSTPAIEDKPKENGQVDVADQVSTNSHQKAVKPRLTNGGVEGESAESARIADLQQALEQQTSEIGTWQRRVAEMQNRMGELEENLSKAQKELLKAQDMNVKLQRDLRENVAQKEDQEERIATLEKRYLNAQRESTSLHDLNEKLEQELQHKEAQIKLHEEKIAAIQEKLELAEQKLAQYSKLPEMEEQLKQRMEALTQAQERHGSAEDRIQRLEANLDEKNAELVRLNQRLKMNEDHNSRLSATVDKLLSESNDRLQDHLKERMHALQEKNNLTQELDKTRKLMEDVDQQKSEIMKELAKSRLEIDNVKRQMLQQEIAYNIQQTDALTRSLSPNAVDPSNFSRSASHSSFDTHSLPRRPNKSRTPIDEEPKMSFGSRSMTEHEWEKMQQAHVLANVQQAFDVSSDAEGDDNDSLFSTADMLSPSGHTDAQTLAMMLQEQLDAINNEIRLIQEEKQNTEARAEELESRVGSMEHMNLLARGRSLERQSPPVSGRSTPKSNHSPQRDYLHKYHTAPASMSPAHLQQYHSTLSPGALSESLPSSQLQLAALSSEMGRDEMHLGDNSSGGGASPLTARSLRLERMAQTIAHSQEELRRHGRALSPGMNYRPGQNTHTPPSPLSSRHSSQESLHKNAYSTASGFNRDAAAAAAAAAAAAQKKKGIKSSLGRFFSKKEKVKGKDIPGTESNLSLSQSSIALPDGDLSSDSMSISGKVGQKAVEFDRRQKKKERDYRHELLAEAMKAGTPFALWNGPTIVAWLELWVGMPAWYVAACRANVKSGAIMSALSDTEIQREIGISNPLHRLKLRLAIQEMVSLTSPSAPQTSRTTLAFGDMNHEWVGNAWLPSLGLPQYRTTFMECLVDARMLDHLTKKDLRGQLKMVDSFHRTSLQFGISCLKRLNYDRNVLEERRKNCENSNSDVLVWSNERLIKWVTQLGLKEYGNNLLESGVHGALVALDESFDANSMALALQIPTQNTQARQTLEVEYNNLLRSATNRRPDDIRS, from the exons GAATTTGCCACCCTTACGAAAGAACTGAACTCGTCGAGGGAGCAGCTTTTAGAACGGGAGGAGGAAATCTCTGAACTGAAAGCGGAAAGAAATAATACGAGG CTGTTACTAGAACATTTGGAATGTTTGGTTTCGAGGCACGAAAGATCGCTCCGCATGACGGTGGTAAAGCGACAGGCAGCTGCACAGTCTGGAGTGTCCAGCGAGGTAGAAGTCCTCAAAGCTTTGAAGAGTTTGTTCGAACATCACAAGGCATTGGatgaaaaa GTGAGAGAACGACTGAGGGTGGCATTAGAACGAAACTCGTCATTAGAAGAAGAATTGGCCACAACCAAAGAAGAa TTACAAAATGTGAAGCAAGGTTTACCTCCCTCGAGCACACCTGCAATTGAAGATAAACCAAAGGAGAATGGGCAGGTGGATGTGGCAGACCAAGTTAGTACTAACAGTCATCAGAAG GCGGTCAAGCCACGACTGACCAATGGCGGAGTCGAAGGGGAATCTGCAGAAAGTGCCCGGATCGCTGATCTGCAACAGGCTTTAGAACAACAA acCAGTGAGATCGGGACGTGGCAACGTCGAGTGGCTGAAATGCAGAACCGCATGGGGGAGCTCGAGGAGAACCTCTCCAAAGCACAGAAAGAGCTGCTCAAAGCACAGGACATGAACGTGAAGTTGCAGCGCGATTTACGGGAAAATGTAGCTCAGAAGGAGGACCAGGAGGAACGCATTGCTACACTGGAGAAACGCTACTTGAATGCGCAGCGCGAGAGCACCTCTCTACAcgatttgaatgaaaaattggAGCAGGAATTGCAACACAAGGAGGCGCAaattaag TTGCACGAGGAGAAAATTGCGGCTATCCAAGAGAAGCTGGAATTGGCCGAGCAGAAATTGGCCCAATACTCGAAGCTTCCGGAGATGGAGGAGCAGCTTAAACAGCGCATGGAGGCGCTTACGCAG GCTCAAGAACGTCACGGATCGGCAGAGGACCGTATCCAGCGATTGGAGGCCAATCTGGACGAGAAAAACGCCGAGTTGGTGAGACTGAATCAAAGACTGAAAATGAACGAGGATCACAATTCTCGTTTGTCTGCCACTGTTGACAAATTACTGTCCGAGTCCAACGACCGGCTACAGGATCATCTGAAGGAGAGAATGCATGCGCTTCAAGAAAAGAATAATCTTACTCAGGAGTTGGACAAGACCAGAAAGCTGATGGAAGACGTGGATCAACAAAAGTCTGAAATCATGAAAGAGCTGGCCAAATCGCGGCTGGAAATCGACAATGTAAAGCGACAAATGCTGCAGCAAGAAATTGCTTATAATATTCAGCAAACTGATGCCCTAACTAG GTCTCTTTCGCCGAATGCGGTAGATCCCTCGAATTTCTCCCGCAGTGCAAGCCATTCCAGCTTCGATACGCATTCCCTGCCGCGACGACCCAACAAGAGTCGCACCCCCATTGACGAAGAACCGAAAATGAGCTTCGGTTCTCGCTCTATGACAGAACACGAATGGGAAAAGATGCAGCAGGCCCACGTGCTGGCCAATGTTCAGCAAGCTTTTGACGTGTCCAGCGACGCCGAAGGCGACGATAATGATAGCTTGTTCAG TACCGCCGACATGCTTTCTCCCTCCGGCCACACTGACGCCCAAACCTTGGCGATGATGCTCCAGGAGCAGTTGGATGCCATAAACAATGAGATCCGCCTCATCCAGGAGGAGAAGCAGAATACAGAGGCGCGAGCCGAGGAATTAGAGTCCCGTGTGGGTAGCATGGAGCACATGAATCTGTTGGCACGAGGTCGCAGTTTGGAGCGACAATCACCCCCTGTAAGCGGTAGATCCACTCCCAAGTCGAACCACAGTCCCCAGAGGGACTATTTACATAAGTATCACACG GCCCCGGCAAGTATGTCTCCAGCCCATTTGCAACAATATCACTCGACCTTGAGCCCAGGCGCTTTGTCAGAATCGTTACCATCCAGCCAG CTGCAGTTAGCTGCTCTTTCTTCGGAAATGGGCAGGGATGAGATGCATTTGGGGGACAACAGCAGTGGCGGAGGAGCCTCTCCTTTGACGGCCAGGTCTCTTCGTTTAGAGCGGATGGCTCAAACTATTGCTCACAGCCAAGAAGAACTAAGAAG ACACGGTCGAGCCCTATCGCCAGGAATGAATTACAG GCCAGGCCAGAACACTCACACGCCCCCATCACCTCTGTCCTCTCGTCATAGCAGCCAGGAGAGCCTGCATAAAAACGCGTACAGCACCGCCTCTGGATTCAACAGGGACGCGGCAGCGGCGGCGGCAGCAGCGGCGGCAGCAGCTCAGAAGAAGAAGGGCATTAAAAGCAGTTTAGGGCGGTTCTTTAGCAAGAAGGAAAAA GTTAAAGGGAAAGACATTCCTGGCACTGAAAGCAACTTGAGCCTTAGCCAGAGCAGTATCGCGCTTCCGGATGGTGATCTCAGCAGTGATTCGATGAGCATCTCTGGGAAAGTGGGACAAAAAGCTGTGGAATTCGATAGGAGACAGAAAAAGAA GGAACGAGATTACCGGCATGAGTTATTAGCCGAGGCCATGAAGGCCGGGACGCCTTTCGCCTTGTGGAACGGTCCTACCATCGTAGCTTGGCTGGAATTGTGGGTGGGAATGCCAGCCTGGTACGTGGCCGCTTGTAGGGCCAACGTCAAGTCTGGTGCCATTATGAGTGCACTGAGTGATACTGAAATCCAAAGAGAAATAG GCATAAGTAATCCGCTACATAGGCTTAAGTTACGCTTAGCAATTCAAGAGATGGTATCTTTGACGTCACCAAGTGCTCCCCAAACGTCTAGGACAACTTTAGCGTTCGGGGATATGAATCACGAGTGGGTAGGGAATGCTTGGTTACCCTCTTTGGGGCTACCCCAATACAGAACCACCTTCATGGAGTGTTTGGTGGATGCACGGATGTTAGACCACCTTACTAAAAAGGATTTGCGGGGCCAGCTTAAGATGGTCGATAGTTTTCATAG gaCAAGTCTGCAGTTTGGCATATCATGTTTAAAACGATTAAACTACGATCGAAACGTGTTGGAAGAGAGAAGGAAAAACTGTGAAAACAGCAACAGTGACGTGTTAGTGTGGAGTAATGAGCGATTAATTAAATGGGTGACCCAGTTAGGATTAAAG GAATAtggtaataatttattagagTCGGGGGTGCATGGTGCTTTAGTGGCGTTGGATGAGAGTTTTGATGCCAATAGCATGGCATTGGCATTACAAATCCCCACTCAAAACACTCAA GCTAGGCAAACATTAGAGgtagaatataataatttattaagatCGGCAACTAACAGGCGGCCGGATGACATCCGCTCTTGA
- the Liprin-alpha gene encoding liprin-alpha-1 isoform X7, which translates to MFFSLNNNLNNHATSALYGNVNNNNNNNNVNGNNPFHNALPTPSPSASPSTPGTVPGGNNGYRLLSAQGMETLQAFLREHGNECIKQFLKEFATLTKELNSSREQLLEREEEISELKAERNNTRLLLEHLECLVSRHERSLRMTVVKRQAAAQSGVSSEVEVLKALKSLFEHHKALDEKVRERLRVALERNSSLEEELATTKEELQNVKQGLPPSSTPAIEDKPKENGQVDVADQVSTNSHQKTSEIGTWQRRVAEMQNRMGELEENLSKAQKELLKAQDMNVKLQRDLRENVAQKEDQEERIATLEKRYLNAQRESTSLHDLNEKLEQELQHKEAQIKLHEEKIAAIQEKLELAEQKLAQYSKLPEMEEQLKQRMEALTQVRPQAQERHGSAEDRIQRLEANLDEKNAELVRLNQRLKMNEDHNSRLSATVDKLLSESNDRLQDHLKERMHALQEKNNLTQELDKTRKLMEDVDQQKSEIMKELAKSRLEIDNVKRQMLQQEIAYNIQQTDALTRSLSPNAVDPSNFSRSASHSSFDTHSLPRRPNKSRTPIDEEPKMSFGSRSMTEHEWEKMQQAHVLANVQQAFDVSSDAEGDDNDSLFSTADMLSPSGHTDAQTLAMMLQEQLDAINNEIRLIQEEKQNTEARAEELESRVGSMEHMNLLARGRSLERQSPPVSGRSTPKSNHSPQRDYLHKYHTAPASMSPAHLQQYHSTLSPGALSESLPSSQLQLAALSSEMGRDEMHLGDNSSGGGASPLTARSLRLERMAQTIAHSQEELRRHGRALSPGMNYRPGQNTHTPPSPLSSRHSSQESLHKNAYSTASGFNRDAAAAAAAAAAAAQKKKGIKSSLGRFFSKKEKVKGKDIPGTESNLSLSQSSIALPDGDLSSDSMSISGKVGQKAVEFDRRQKKKERDYRHELLAEAMKAGTPFALWNGPTIVAWLELWVGMPAWYVAACRANVKSGAIMSALSDTEIQREIGISNPLHRLKLRLAIQEMVSLTSPSAPQTSRTTLAFGDMNHEWVGNAWLPSLGLPQYRTTFMECLVDARMLDHLTKKDLRGQLKMVDSFHRTSLQFGISCLKRLNYDRNVLEERRKNCENSNSDVLVWSNERLIKWVTQLGLKEYGNNLLESGVHGALVALDESFDANSMALALQIPTQNTQARQTLEVEYNNLLRSATNRRPDDIRS; encoded by the exons GAATTTGCCACCCTTACGAAAGAACTGAACTCGTCGAGGGAGCAGCTTTTAGAACGGGAGGAGGAAATCTCTGAACTGAAAGCGGAAAGAAATAATACGAGG CTGTTACTAGAACATTTGGAATGTTTGGTTTCGAGGCACGAAAGATCGCTCCGCATGACGGTGGTAAAGCGACAGGCAGCTGCACAGTCTGGAGTGTCCAGCGAGGTAGAAGTCCTCAAAGCTTTGAAGAGTTTGTTCGAACATCACAAGGCATTGGatgaaaaa GTGAGAGAACGACTGAGGGTGGCATTAGAACGAAACTCGTCATTAGAAGAAGAATTGGCCACAACCAAAGAAGAa TTACAAAATGTGAAGCAAGGTTTACCTCCCTCGAGCACACCTGCAATTGAAGATAAACCAAAGGAGAATGGGCAGGTGGATGTGGCAGACCAAGTTAGTACTAACAGTCATCAGAAG acCAGTGAGATCGGGACGTGGCAACGTCGAGTGGCTGAAATGCAGAACCGCATGGGGGAGCTCGAGGAGAACCTCTCCAAAGCACAGAAAGAGCTGCTCAAAGCACAGGACATGAACGTGAAGTTGCAGCGCGATTTACGGGAAAATGTAGCTCAGAAGGAGGACCAGGAGGAACGCATTGCTACACTGGAGAAACGCTACTTGAATGCGCAGCGCGAGAGCACCTCTCTACAcgatttgaatgaaaaattggAGCAGGAATTGCAACACAAGGAGGCGCAaattaag TTGCACGAGGAGAAAATTGCGGCTATCCAAGAGAAGCTGGAATTGGCCGAGCAGAAATTGGCCCAATACTCGAAGCTTCCGGAGATGGAGGAGCAGCTTAAACAGCGCATGGAGGCGCTTACGCAGGTGAGACCTCAG GCTCAAGAACGTCACGGATCGGCAGAGGACCGTATCCAGCGATTGGAGGCCAATCTGGACGAGAAAAACGCCGAGTTGGTGAGACTGAATCAAAGACTGAAAATGAACGAGGATCACAATTCTCGTTTGTCTGCCACTGTTGACAAATTACTGTCCGAGTCCAACGACCGGCTACAGGATCATCTGAAGGAGAGAATGCATGCGCTTCAAGAAAAGAATAATCTTACTCAGGAGTTGGACAAGACCAGAAAGCTGATGGAAGACGTGGATCAACAAAAGTCTGAAATCATGAAAGAGCTGGCCAAATCGCGGCTGGAAATCGACAATGTAAAGCGACAAATGCTGCAGCAAGAAATTGCTTATAATATTCAGCAAACTGATGCCCTAACTAG GTCTCTTTCGCCGAATGCGGTAGATCCCTCGAATTTCTCCCGCAGTGCAAGCCATTCCAGCTTCGATACGCATTCCCTGCCGCGACGACCCAACAAGAGTCGCACCCCCATTGACGAAGAACCGAAAATGAGCTTCGGTTCTCGCTCTATGACAGAACACGAATGGGAAAAGATGCAGCAGGCCCACGTGCTGGCCAATGTTCAGCAAGCTTTTGACGTGTCCAGCGACGCCGAAGGCGACGATAATGATAGCTTGTTCAG TACCGCCGACATGCTTTCTCCCTCCGGCCACACTGACGCCCAAACCTTGGCGATGATGCTCCAGGAGCAGTTGGATGCCATAAACAATGAGATCCGCCTCATCCAGGAGGAGAAGCAGAATACAGAGGCGCGAGCCGAGGAATTAGAGTCCCGTGTGGGTAGCATGGAGCACATGAATCTGTTGGCACGAGGTCGCAGTTTGGAGCGACAATCACCCCCTGTAAGCGGTAGATCCACTCCCAAGTCGAACCACAGTCCCCAGAGGGACTATTTACATAAGTATCACACG GCCCCGGCAAGTATGTCTCCAGCCCATTTGCAACAATATCACTCGACCTTGAGCCCAGGCGCTTTGTCAGAATCGTTACCATCCAGCCAG CTGCAGTTAGCTGCTCTTTCTTCGGAAATGGGCAGGGATGAGATGCATTTGGGGGACAACAGCAGTGGCGGAGGAGCCTCTCCTTTGACGGCCAGGTCTCTTCGTTTAGAGCGGATGGCTCAAACTATTGCTCACAGCCAAGAAGAACTAAGAAG ACACGGTCGAGCCCTATCGCCAGGAATGAATTACAG GCCAGGCCAGAACACTCACACGCCCCCATCACCTCTGTCCTCTCGTCATAGCAGCCAGGAGAGCCTGCATAAAAACGCGTACAGCACCGCCTCTGGATTCAACAGGGACGCGGCAGCGGCGGCGGCAGCAGCGGCGGCAGCAGCTCAGAAGAAGAAGGGCATTAAAAGCAGTTTAGGGCGGTTCTTTAGCAAGAAGGAAAAA GTTAAAGGGAAAGACATTCCTGGCACTGAAAGCAACTTGAGCCTTAGCCAGAGCAGTATCGCGCTTCCGGATGGTGATCTCAGCAGTGATTCGATGAGCATCTCTGGGAAAGTGGGACAAAAAGCTGTGGAATTCGATAGGAGACAGAAAAAGAA GGAACGAGATTACCGGCATGAGTTATTAGCCGAGGCCATGAAGGCCGGGACGCCTTTCGCCTTGTGGAACGGTCCTACCATCGTAGCTTGGCTGGAATTGTGGGTGGGAATGCCAGCCTGGTACGTGGCCGCTTGTAGGGCCAACGTCAAGTCTGGTGCCATTATGAGTGCACTGAGTGATACTGAAATCCAAAGAGAAATAG GCATAAGTAATCCGCTACATAGGCTTAAGTTACGCTTAGCAATTCAAGAGATGGTATCTTTGACGTCACCAAGTGCTCCCCAAACGTCTAGGACAACTTTAGCGTTCGGGGATATGAATCACGAGTGGGTAGGGAATGCTTGGTTACCCTCTTTGGGGCTACCCCAATACAGAACCACCTTCATGGAGTGTTTGGTGGATGCACGGATGTTAGACCACCTTACTAAAAAGGATTTGCGGGGCCAGCTTAAGATGGTCGATAGTTTTCATAG gaCAAGTCTGCAGTTTGGCATATCATGTTTAAAACGATTAAACTACGATCGAAACGTGTTGGAAGAGAGAAGGAAAAACTGTGAAAACAGCAACAGTGACGTGTTAGTGTGGAGTAATGAGCGATTAATTAAATGGGTGACCCAGTTAGGATTAAAG GAATAtggtaataatttattagagTCGGGGGTGCATGGTGCTTTAGTGGCGTTGGATGAGAGTTTTGATGCCAATAGCATGGCATTGGCATTACAAATCCCCACTCAAAACACTCAA GCTAGGCAAACATTAGAGgtagaatataataatttattaagatCGGCAACTAACAGGCGGCCGGATGACATCCGCTCTTGA
- the Liprin-alpha gene encoding liprin-alpha-1 isoform X4 codes for MFFSLNNNLNNHATSALYGNVNNNNNNNNVNGNNPFHNALPTPSPSASPSTPGTVPGGNNGYRLLSAQGMETLQAFLREHGNECIKQFLKEFATLTKELNSSREQLLEREEEISELKAERNNTRLLLEHLECLVSRHERSLRMTVVKRQAAAQSGVSSEVEVLKALKSLFEHHKALDEKVRERLRVALERNSSLEEELATTKEELQNVKQGLPPSSTPAIEDKPKENGQVDVADQVSTNSHQKAVKPRLTNGGVEGESAESARIADLQQALEQQTSEIGTWQRRVAEMQNRMGELEENLSKAQKELLKAQDMNVKLQRDLRENVAQKEDQEERIATLEKRYLNAQRESTSLHDLNEKLEQELQHKEAQIKLHEEKIAAIQEKLELAEQKLAQYSKLPEMEEQLKQRMEALTQVRPQAQERHGSAEDRIQRLEANLDEKNAELVRLNQRLKMNEDHNSRLSATVDKLLSESNDRLQDHLKERMHALQEKNNLTQELDKTRKLMEDVDQQKSEIMKELAKSRLEIDNVKRQMLQQEIAYNIQQTDALTRSLSPNAVDPSNFSRSASHSSFDTHSLPRRPNKSRTPIDEEPKMSFGSRSMTEHEWEKMQQAHVLANVQQAFDVSSDAEGDDNDSLFSTADMLSPSGHTDAQTLAMMLQEQLDAINNEIRLIQEEKQNTEARAEELESRVGSMEHMNLLARGRSLERQSPPVSGRSTPKSNHSPQRDYLHKYHTAPASMSPAHLQQYHSTLSPGALSESLPSSQLQLAALSSEMGRDEMHLGDNSSGGGASPLTARSLRLERMAQTIAHSQEELRRPGQNTHTPPSPLSSRHSSQESLHKNAYSTASGFNRDAAAAAAAAAAAAQKKKGIKSSLGRFFSKKEKVKGKDIPGTESNLSLSQSSIALPDGDLSSDSMSISGKVGQKAVEFDRRQKKKERDYRHELLAEAMKAGTPFALWNGPTIVAWLELWVGMPAWYVAACRANVKSGAIMSALSDTEIQREIGISNPLHRLKLRLAIQEMVSLTSPSAPQTSRTTLAFGDMNHEWVGNAWLPSLGLPQYRTTFMECLVDARMLDHLTKKDLRGQLKMVDSFHRTSLQFGISCLKRLNYDRNVLEERRKNCENSNSDVLVWSNERLIKWVTQLGLKEYGNNLLESGVHGALVALDESFDANSMALALQIPTQNTQARQTLEVEYNNLLRSATNRRPDDIRS; via the exons GAATTTGCCACCCTTACGAAAGAACTGAACTCGTCGAGGGAGCAGCTTTTAGAACGGGAGGAGGAAATCTCTGAACTGAAAGCGGAAAGAAATAATACGAGG CTGTTACTAGAACATTTGGAATGTTTGGTTTCGAGGCACGAAAGATCGCTCCGCATGACGGTGGTAAAGCGACAGGCAGCTGCACAGTCTGGAGTGTCCAGCGAGGTAGAAGTCCTCAAAGCTTTGAAGAGTTTGTTCGAACATCACAAGGCATTGGatgaaaaa GTGAGAGAACGACTGAGGGTGGCATTAGAACGAAACTCGTCATTAGAAGAAGAATTGGCCACAACCAAAGAAGAa TTACAAAATGTGAAGCAAGGTTTACCTCCCTCGAGCACACCTGCAATTGAAGATAAACCAAAGGAGAATGGGCAGGTGGATGTGGCAGACCAAGTTAGTACTAACAGTCATCAGAAG GCGGTCAAGCCACGACTGACCAATGGCGGAGTCGAAGGGGAATCTGCAGAAAGTGCCCGGATCGCTGATCTGCAACAGGCTTTAGAACAACAA acCAGTGAGATCGGGACGTGGCAACGTCGAGTGGCTGAAATGCAGAACCGCATGGGGGAGCTCGAGGAGAACCTCTCCAAAGCACAGAAAGAGCTGCTCAAAGCACAGGACATGAACGTGAAGTTGCAGCGCGATTTACGGGAAAATGTAGCTCAGAAGGAGGACCAGGAGGAACGCATTGCTACACTGGAGAAACGCTACTTGAATGCGCAGCGCGAGAGCACCTCTCTACAcgatttgaatgaaaaattggAGCAGGAATTGCAACACAAGGAGGCGCAaattaag TTGCACGAGGAGAAAATTGCGGCTATCCAAGAGAAGCTGGAATTGGCCGAGCAGAAATTGGCCCAATACTCGAAGCTTCCGGAGATGGAGGAGCAGCTTAAACAGCGCATGGAGGCGCTTACGCAGGTGAGACCTCAG GCTCAAGAACGTCACGGATCGGCAGAGGACCGTATCCAGCGATTGGAGGCCAATCTGGACGAGAAAAACGCCGAGTTGGTGAGACTGAATCAAAGACTGAAAATGAACGAGGATCACAATTCTCGTTTGTCTGCCACTGTTGACAAATTACTGTCCGAGTCCAACGACCGGCTACAGGATCATCTGAAGGAGAGAATGCATGCGCTTCAAGAAAAGAATAATCTTACTCAGGAGTTGGACAAGACCAGAAAGCTGATGGAAGACGTGGATCAACAAAAGTCTGAAATCATGAAAGAGCTGGCCAAATCGCGGCTGGAAATCGACAATGTAAAGCGACAAATGCTGCAGCAAGAAATTGCTTATAATATTCAGCAAACTGATGCCCTAACTAG GTCTCTTTCGCCGAATGCGGTAGATCCCTCGAATTTCTCCCGCAGTGCAAGCCATTCCAGCTTCGATACGCATTCCCTGCCGCGACGACCCAACAAGAGTCGCACCCCCATTGACGAAGAACCGAAAATGAGCTTCGGTTCTCGCTCTATGACAGAACACGAATGGGAAAAGATGCAGCAGGCCCACGTGCTGGCCAATGTTCAGCAAGCTTTTGACGTGTCCAGCGACGCCGAAGGCGACGATAATGATAGCTTGTTCAG TACCGCCGACATGCTTTCTCCCTCCGGCCACACTGACGCCCAAACCTTGGCGATGATGCTCCAGGAGCAGTTGGATGCCATAAACAATGAGATCCGCCTCATCCAGGAGGAGAAGCAGAATACAGAGGCGCGAGCCGAGGAATTAGAGTCCCGTGTGGGTAGCATGGAGCACATGAATCTGTTGGCACGAGGTCGCAGTTTGGAGCGACAATCACCCCCTGTAAGCGGTAGATCCACTCCCAAGTCGAACCACAGTCCCCAGAGGGACTATTTACATAAGTATCACACG GCCCCGGCAAGTATGTCTCCAGCCCATTTGCAACAATATCACTCGACCTTGAGCCCAGGCGCTTTGTCAGAATCGTTACCATCCAGCCAG CTGCAGTTAGCTGCTCTTTCTTCGGAAATGGGCAGGGATGAGATGCATTTGGGGGACAACAGCAGTGGCGGAGGAGCCTCTCCTTTGACGGCCAGGTCTCTTCGTTTAGAGCGGATGGCTCAAACTATTGCTCACAGCCAAGAAGAACTAAGAAG GCCAGGCCAGAACACTCACACGCCCCCATCACCTCTGTCCTCTCGTCATAGCAGCCAGGAGAGCCTGCATAAAAACGCGTACAGCACCGCCTCTGGATTCAACAGGGACGCGGCAGCGGCGGCGGCAGCAGCGGCGGCAGCAGCTCAGAAGAAGAAGGGCATTAAAAGCAGTTTAGGGCGGTTCTTTAGCAAGAAGGAAAAA GTTAAAGGGAAAGACATTCCTGGCACTGAAAGCAACTTGAGCCTTAGCCAGAGCAGTATCGCGCTTCCGGATGGTGATCTCAGCAGTGATTCGATGAGCATCTCTGGGAAAGTGGGACAAAAAGCTGTGGAATTCGATAGGAGACAGAAAAAGAA GGAACGAGATTACCGGCATGAGTTATTAGCCGAGGCCATGAAGGCCGGGACGCCTTTCGCCTTGTGGAACGGTCCTACCATCGTAGCTTGGCTGGAATTGTGGGTGGGAATGCCAGCCTGGTACGTGGCCGCTTGTAGGGCCAACGTCAAGTCTGGTGCCATTATGAGTGCACTGAGTGATACTGAAATCCAAAGAGAAATAG GCATAAGTAATCCGCTACATAGGCTTAAGTTACGCTTAGCAATTCAAGAGATGGTATCTTTGACGTCACCAAGTGCTCCCCAAACGTCTAGGACAACTTTAGCGTTCGGGGATATGAATCACGAGTGGGTAGGGAATGCTTGGTTACCCTCTTTGGGGCTACCCCAATACAGAACCACCTTCATGGAGTGTTTGGTGGATGCACGGATGTTAGACCACCTTACTAAAAAGGATTTGCGGGGCCAGCTTAAGATGGTCGATAGTTTTCATAG gaCAAGTCTGCAGTTTGGCATATCATGTTTAAAACGATTAAACTACGATCGAAACGTGTTGGAAGAGAGAAGGAAAAACTGTGAAAACAGCAACAGTGACGTGTTAGTGTGGAGTAATGAGCGATTAATTAAATGGGTGACCCAGTTAGGATTAAAG GAATAtggtaataatttattagagTCGGGGGTGCATGGTGCTTTAGTGGCGTTGGATGAGAGTTTTGATGCCAATAGCATGGCATTGGCATTACAAATCCCCACTCAAAACACTCAA GCTAGGCAAACATTAGAGgtagaatataataatttattaagatCGGCAACTAACAGGCGGCCGGATGACATCCGCTCTTGA